TACCAGGTTCACTATGGTACTCAGTACCAAAAGGAATCAGGTGCCCGATGGTGTGGTGGAGGAGTCGCTGGGGAGCGGACGTTGTTGATCACTGGCGGCAGCCGCGGCCTGGGCGCGCACGCGGTGGACCGCCTGCGCCGGGACCACCCCGAGCTGCACCTGGTCCTGCTGACCGCCAGGAGTGCGACCTCACCTCCCTCGGCGCGGTCCGCCGCGCCGCGCGGAGGGTGAACGAGCAGGTGCGCGGCGGGCGGATCCCGCCGCTGCAGGGGTTCCTCGGCAACGCGGGCGTGCAGCTGACAAGGGCGGACACCGCGACGGCCGACGGGTTCGAGACCACCTTCGCCGTGAACGTGCTCGCGAACTACGTGCTGCTCACCGAACTGGAGTTCGCCGCGCCCGGCCGCATCGCGATCACGGGCAGCGACACCCACTTCGGCGATCTCCGGCACAACCTGGGGCTGGTACCCGGGCCCAAGTGGGACCGTGTCGACCGCCTCGTCACGCCCGGGACCCAGGGGAAGGGGCGAAGGGCCTATGCCACGAGCAAGCTGGCGGTGATCTACCTGGTCCACGCGCTCGCGCGCCGCCTGCCGGAGGGTGTGGACATCTACACCCACAACCCCGGCCTGGTACCGGGGACGGGCCTGGCGCGGGGCTCCAATGCCTTGGGGCGCTTCGTCTTCCGTTCGGTTCTCCCGCTGCTGCGGGTGACGCCGTTCGCGACCGGTCCCAAGACCGCGGGAGAGCTGCTCGCCGCCACCGTCGCCGGGCGGCGCCCGGGCGGGTCCGGGAGCTACGTCGACCGGGGCACGGTCACTTCGTCGTCGCCGGAGTCTTACGACGAGACTCGCTCGGAAGCTCTGTTCCGGGAGCTGGCTGAACTGGTACGCGCTCCCCGCACACCGTCCACAGCCCCGCCATCACAGCGGTGACCGCCGCGGCGCCGAGGACGTGGAAGGACACCAGGGTCTCCGGCACTCCGGTCCAGTACTGCACCATCCCCAGCGAGCCCTGAGCCAGGACCGTCACCACGAGCACCCAGTACCAGCGCCGCATCAACCGGGTCCAGCCCGTGGCGTGCAGTGCGAAGCCGAGCGCGATCAGCATGCCCAGGAACAGGAACAGCGCGTCCGCGTGGAACTGCGCGAGCGGGGCGATCGGCAGGTTCAGCCGCGGCGTCTCCGGGTCGCCCGCGTGCGGTCCGGCGCCGGTGACCATGGTGCCCAGCACCAGGACCGCGGCCAGCGCGACGGTGGCGACGATCAGCAGCTTGCGCAGCGAGCCGGGGACCAGCGAGCGGTACTCGCCCTCCGTGCCCTCCACGACCGAGTGCAGGAACAGCACCGAGGCCCACACCAGCGCCATCGACACGAGCAGGTGGAACGCGACGGTCCACCAGACCAGGCCGAGCAGCACCACGATGCCACCGACGACGCCCTGCGCGAGCACACCGGCGAGCACGATCGCGGCGAGGCGGACCTGCCTGCCGCCGCGCGGCCTGCGCTTCCAGGCCAGGTAGAGGCAGACCAGCGCGACCACGCCGACCAGGCCGGAGAGCAGCCGGTTGCCGAACTCGATCCACTGCTGCAGCTGGTCGAACTCGGGGTGCGGCACCGGGACCAGGCTGCCGGGCTGGCAGTTCGGCCACGTCGGGCAACCGAGACCGGAGCCGGTCACCCGGACCACCGAGCCGGTCACCGCGATGATCGACTGCATCACCACGTTGACGATGGCGGCGACGCGGAGCAGAGGCGTTGCTGAACCCGGCACCCCCCGATGGTAGGTCGGCCCGGCCCGGCGGCCCCGTCCGGCCCTGCCGAGTGCAATGTGCAGCTCTCCTTATTGCATATCAGAAATCACCCTCAAACGTTTGCCTTTCCGGCAAGTCTGAAAGAGATCGCCCCTGGGGGAATGTTTCCCTATCCTGCTGCCGCGCCCCCTCTGTACTGCGAAGATCGCAGGAAGGCGGTTAGTGGGAATGTGGAACATGATTCGTAAAAAGTCTTCGGTTCGGGGCGGTCGGCGAGCCGAGGAAGCCTTCCTGTGTCGTTATCCGGCCTATTCCGGGACCGCTGTGCTCGACCGGCTTCGTGGTACCGAGTACCGGCACCTGGACGCCGAGGATCACTGCTACCTCGACTACACCGGCTCGGGACTGGTCGCCGACGCCCAGCTGCGCGCGCAGCTGACCCGCCTGCGCTCCAGCGTCTACGGCAATCCGCACTCCGACAGCCCGTCCTCCACCCGCTCCACCGCGCTGGTGGAGGCCGTCCGGGACGACGTGCTGCGGTTCTTCCGCGCTGACCCGGACGAGTACGTGGTGATCTTCACCTCCAACGCCACCGGCGCGTGCCGCCTGGTCGGCGAGGCGTTCCCGTTCGGCCCCGCGGGACGGCTGCTGCTGACCCAGGACAACCACAACTCCGTGGTCGGCATCCGCGAGTACGCCCGCAACCGCGGCGCGGCCCTGGGGCTGGTGCACCTGAACGGGCCGGAGATGCGCATCCCGGACGAGGCCGTGCTCACCGCCCTCGACCGCGAGCGGACCGGACCGCGGTTGTTCGCCTACCCCGCGCAGAGCAACTTCACCGGCGTGCAGCACCCGCTCGACTGGGTCGAGCAGGCGCAGCGCCTCGGTTGGCGGGTGCTGCTGGACGCGGCCGCCTTCGCGCCGACCAACACCCTGGACCTGTCGGTGCACAAGCCGGACTTCGTCCCGGTCAGCTGGTACAAGGTCTTCGGCTACCCCACCGGCGTCGGCGCGCTGGTCGCCCGCAGGGACGCGGTCGACGAACTGATCCGCCCCTGGTTCTCCGGCGGAACCATCTGGGGCGCGAGCGCGCTCGGCGACTGGCACCGGCTCGACCCCGCACCCGGTGCCTTCGAGGACGGGACGCTGAACTTCCTGCAACTGCCGGACGTCTCGGTGGGGCTGCGCTGGATCAGCCGGATCGGCATGGACACCATCCACACCCGCGTGCGCTGCCTGACCGGGTGGCTGCTCGACGCGCTCGGCGAGCTGCGGCACGGCAACGGCGCGCCGATGGTGCGCGTCTACGGGCCGCGCACGACCGAGGGGCGCGGCGGCACGATCGCCTTCAACTTCCTCACCCCCGACGGCGAGCTGGTGGACGAGCGACTGGTCAGCCGGGAGTCCGCGGCGGCGGGGATCTCCCTGCGCACCGGCTGTTTCTGCAATCCCGGGGCGGGCGAGGCGGCGCTGTCGCTCGGGGTGAACCAGCTCGCCA
The window above is part of the Allokutzneria albata genome. Proteins encoded here:
- a CDS encoding Rossmann-fold NAD(P)-binding domain-containing protein → MNEQVRGGRIPPLQGFLGNAGVQLTRADTATADGFETTFAVNVLANYVLLTELEFAAPGRIAITGSDTHFGDLRHNLGLVPGPKWDRVDRLVTPGTQGKGRRAYATSKLAVIYLVHALARRLPEGVDIYTHNPGLVPGTGLARGSNALGRFVFRSVLPLLRVTPFATGPKTAGELLAATVAGRRPGGSGSYVDRGTVTSSSPESYDETRSEALFRELAELVRAPRTPSTAPPSQR
- a CDS encoding COX15/CtaA family protein, giving the protein MPGSATPLLRVAAIVNVVMQSIIAVTGSVVRVTGSGLGCPTWPNCQPGSLVPVPHPEFDQLQQWIEFGNRLLSGLVGVVALVCLYLAWKRRPRGGRQVRLAAIVLAGVLAQGVVGGIVVLLGLVWWTVAFHLLVSMALVWASVLFLHSVVEGTEGEYRSLVPGSLRKLLIVATVALAAVLVLGTMVTGAGPHAGDPETPRLNLPIAPLAQFHADALFLFLGMLIALGFALHATGWTRLMRRWYWVLVVTVLAQGSLGMVQYWTGVPETLVSFHVLGAAAVTAVMAGLWTVCGERVPVQPAPGTELPSESRRKTPATTK
- a CDS encoding aminotransferase class V-fold PLP-dependent enzyme, with the protein product MLDRLRGTEYRHLDAEDHCYLDYTGSGLVADAQLRAQLTRLRSSVYGNPHSDSPSSTRSTALVEAVRDDVLRFFRADPDEYVVIFTSNATGACRLVGEAFPFGPAGRLLLTQDNHNSVVGIREYARNRGAALGLVHLNGPEMRIPDEAVLTALDRERTGPRLFAYPAQSNFTGVQHPLDWVEQAQRLGWRVLLDAAAFAPTNTLDLSVHKPDFVPVSWYKVFGYPTGVGALVARRDAVDELIRPWFSGGTIWGASALGDWHRLDPAPGAFEDGTLNFLQLPDVSVGLRWISRIGMDTIHTRVRCLTGWLLDALGELRHGNGAPMVRVYGPRTTEGRGGTIAFNFLTPDGELVDERLVSRESAAAGISLRTGCFCNPGAGEAALSLGVNQLATPTEATMSTLDDYLDAMGVPNGGGVRVSLGLASTFADVRRFVDWSVSTYRDRVPDRAGLPPRLHC